One Spirochaeta cellobiosiphila DSM 17781 DNA window includes the following coding sequences:
- a CDS encoding ketopantoate reductase family protein: MFEITKVAVLGAGAIGSYYASQLSKVNDIQTVLLAQGKRKDRLTKEGLIVNDVTFKLPVIDPEETNEVYDLILIALKDYQLPEALPMLNNIVGPTTIFLSLMNGLDSENQIADIYEADKVLYGISVAIDAVREGNKTRYSNAGKITFGEKDNTNLSPRVQAVQAVLDKAEISYTTPTDMMRQMWWKFMVNVGINQASFVLDAPYGVFQQNKDAQDLMKALMGEVIELAQAFKIDLTTEDIQSWNKMLVTLAPDGQTSMLQDRKARRMSEVDMFAGKIIRMGKELSIPTPVNSTIYKIIKVIESGYSKQENQE, encoded by the coding sequence ATGTTTGAAATAACCAAAGTCGCCGTCCTGGGTGCAGGAGCCATAGGATCCTATTATGCTAGTCAGTTGTCGAAGGTTAATGATATTCAGACCGTACTTCTGGCACAGGGAAAACGTAAGGATCGCCTGACTAAAGAGGGGCTTATTGTTAATGATGTAACATTCAAACTTCCAGTCATTGATCCAGAAGAAACAAACGAAGTATATGACCTCATTCTAATTGCTCTAAAAGATTATCAACTTCCTGAGGCTCTTCCTATGTTGAACAACATAGTAGGTCCAACCACTATATTCTTGTCTCTTATGAATGGACTGGACAGCGAAAACCAGATCGCAGATATCTATGAAGCGGATAAGGTTCTCTATGGAATCTCTGTAGCCATAGATGCGGTAAGAGAAGGAAATAAAACCCGTTATTCTAATGCAGGAAAGATTACCTTTGGGGAGAAGGATAACACCAATCTCAGTCCTCGTGTTCAAGCAGTCCAGGCAGTTCTCGACAAAGCTGAGATCAGCTACACAACACCTACAGATATGATGAGACAAATGTGGTGGAAGTTCATGGTAAATGTAGGAATCAATCAAGCCTCCTTTGTATTAGATGCACCTTATGGAGTATTCCAGCAGAACAAAGATGCACAGGATTTAATGAAAGCTCTTATGGGAGAAGTTATAGAACTGGCCCAGGCATTTAAGATAGATTTGACGACAGAAGATATTCAATCCTGGAACAAAATGTTAGTCACCCTGGCACCAGACGGACAAACATCCATGCTACAAGACAGAAAGGCCAGACGTATGAGTGAAGTGGACATGTTTGCAGGCAAGATTATTCGTATGGGAAAAGAATTATCCATTCCCACTCCTGTTAATAGTACGATCTACAAAATCATCAAAGTAATAGAATCAGGATACTCAAAACAAGAAAACCAGGAATAG
- a CDS encoding methyl-accepting chemotaxis protein: MKIKTQAFVMLLFSFIMMIAIGLVMFNQTKKTDALTEQLQKAEEGLILLNEFQVAAMEQVLYGVDVLRTGDISGDRIITYRMAETQMPRQIERLSELLSVDKSLHEDVDRLTKRGEGLARMCKEELLDPLYAHQVPDESLLGRLIYEELAGLKTDINTAREKLSTIIKEQSLLQSEQQENLLTIWLPAGFGVLFLLLFVNFLIIQFILSNINKTKDLLGVLAEGQGRLDVALPVKGKNEISSLRANFNHFMSNLNERHQSLLVIADQQVQSGERLNDVTVEHKGAVTNITENLNSIYEHSYTMEQRVSDSFGEVQKIAKTLVELNALASRQQNQVVTMDNHGKDVQESLARQIEAVSEQVRLTEQVRKEGLENRRIMELLKNQIKEILDNSSLIAKSIMSIQDLADQTDILAINASIEAAQAGNSGKGFSVVAGAMRQLSNEVRSNSSIITELLDELEGSLAKMAEEEKASQKTIDRLILQNRNAEEAVQSLKQSHGEIHHLTSSFFSSLKDILTESTKIHHISEDVRKSGHQISHHMEGIKDKQKELLLESEEMRHGLTQLANGTKALGELSEQNRMSTFELSQEIHKFGSRE, encoded by the coding sequence ATGAAAATTAAAACCCAAGCTTTTGTTATGCTACTGTTTAGTTTCATAATGATGATAGCTATCGGGCTGGTAATGTTTAATCAAACAAAAAAAACCGATGCCCTGACTGAACAACTTCAGAAAGCTGAAGAAGGTCTAATACTGTTAAATGAATTTCAAGTTGCGGCTATGGAACAGGTATTATATGGGGTTGATGTTTTAAGAACCGGTGATATATCCGGTGATAGGATCATTACCTATCGAATGGCAGAAACACAGATGCCAAGACAGATTGAGCGATTGTCAGAGCTTTTAAGTGTAGACAAATCGCTCCATGAAGATGTAGATCGGCTGACAAAGCGCGGTGAAGGATTAGCCCGAATGTGTAAGGAAGAACTACTTGATCCTTTGTATGCACATCAGGTTCCAGATGAAAGCCTGTTAGGGCGATTAATTTATGAAGAATTAGCAGGATTAAAAACGGATATTAATACGGCAAGAGAAAAGTTAAGTACAATAATAAAAGAACAAAGTTTATTGCAAAGTGAGCAACAGGAAAATCTTCTAACCATTTGGCTTCCCGCTGGTTTTGGGGTTCTTTTCTTATTGTTATTTGTTAACTTTTTAATCATCCAGTTTATTCTAAGTAATATTAATAAAACAAAAGACCTTCTGGGGGTGCTGGCAGAGGGGCAGGGGCGTTTAGATGTAGCTCTTCCTGTTAAAGGTAAAAATGAGATCTCTTCTTTAAGAGCTAACTTTAATCACTTCATGTCCAACTTGAATGAGAGACATCAGAGTTTATTAGTGATAGCAGATCAGCAAGTTCAATCCGGAGAGCGTCTTAATGATGTTACTGTTGAACATAAGGGGGCTGTTACTAATATCACGGAGAATTTGAATTCTATCTATGAGCACAGCTATACCATGGAACAACGTGTGAGTGACTCCTTTGGAGAAGTGCAGAAGATAGCCAAAACATTAGTGGAACTCAATGCTTTGGCTTCGCGTCAGCAGAATCAGGTGGTCACCATGGATAATCATGGTAAGGATGTTCAAGAATCCTTAGCTCGGCAGATAGAGGCGGTATCAGAACAAGTCCGATTGACAGAACAGGTTCGTAAGGAAGGTCTGGAAAACCGCCGGATTATGGAATTGCTTAAGAACCAGATTAAGGAGATATTGGATAACTCTTCATTGATTGCCAAATCTATTATGTCCATTCAGGATCTGGCTGATCAAACGGATATCTTGGCTATCAATGCTTCTATAGAAGCAGCCCAGGCCGGAAATTCTGGTAAAGGTTTTTCTGTCGTTGCCGGCGCCATGAGGCAGTTATCTAATGAAGTTCGATCTAATTCGAGTATCATCACAGAACTATTGGATGAACTTGAAGGAAGCCTGGCAAAAATGGCAGAGGAAGAAAAGGCTAGTCAAAAAACAATTGATCGTCTTATTTTACAGAACCGGAATGCAGAAGAAGCTGTACAATCCCTCAAGCAAAGTCATGGTGAAATCCACCATTTAACAAGTTCCTTTTTTAGTTCCTTAAAGGACATTCTTACTGAATCTACCAAGATCCACCACATTAGTGAAGATGTCCGCAAAAGCGGCCATCAAATAAGTCACCATATGGAAGGAATTAAAGATAAACAAAAAGAGTTGTTGTTAGAGTCGGAAGAGATGCGTCATGGTCTGACTCAATTGGCTAATGGTACTAAGGCTTTAGGAGAGTTAAGCGAACAAAATCGGATGAGTACCTTTGAATTAAGTCAGGAGATCCATAAGTTTGGTTCCCGGGAATGA
- the pstA gene encoding phosphate ABC transporter permease PstA, protein MPLLKQKKPNVSSPHSRKIRRQEQIAKGIIWFLALLTIFILAWIIGYILVKGLRYNNQVSYSVTPYVERELALDGMNEDVVFIIQDKTRSQDIPVEGLRKLYNKVRNENWGFYNQQDLRVEPFAYKEEGAFSLAVKDFILAGSDLEDYRKNVNMVNSWSDMIEKVGDTPGALGFLPASEAKDLPKSVKVLGVRRTSMAVNPSVLMIQDNKMLRELTEEQVNLITSGKVSNWKQVGGTNLPLVLLSSDDPDRLTKLENTEGAVLVTDQRTVNKYGLSFIPVLRHETGWNLTWHFIIEPPARSGQWGGISYIIINTFVLIIFTLLFSTPIGVMAAIYLVEYAKQGRMVRYLRMGTETLSGIPSIVFGLFGFIFFVQICGLGIGFISSTLTVTLMVLPTIIRTTEEALKSVPQTYREGSLALGATKLQTTIKVVLPAASSGILTGIILAMGRTVGETAVLIYTLGSNYDLVSSPFSSARVLSLHLYMLFSEALSFDRTFSTGVVLVVIILITNLSATFITKRINKKSGM, encoded by the coding sequence ATGCCCCTATTAAAACAAAAGAAACCTAATGTATCCTCACCCCATTCTCGCAAGATACGTAGACAGGAACAGATAGCCAAAGGGATTATCTGGTTCTTAGCCCTCCTGACTATCTTTATACTAGCCTGGATCATAGGTTATATACTGGTAAAGGGGTTACGATACAACAATCAGGTATCCTATTCGGTCACTCCGTATGTTGAAAGGGAACTGGCTTTAGACGGAATGAATGAAGATGTTGTCTTTATTATCCAAGATAAAACAAGATCACAAGATATTCCCGTAGAGGGATTACGTAAACTCTATAACAAGGTTCGTAATGAAAACTGGGGATTCTATAATCAACAGGACTTAAGAGTAGAACCCTTTGCGTACAAAGAGGAAGGAGCCTTTTCCTTAGCTGTTAAAGATTTTATTCTAGCTGGATCAGACCTGGAAGATTACCGCAAGAACGTTAATATGGTGAACTCTTGGTCCGATATGATTGAAAAGGTGGGAGACACGCCAGGAGCTTTAGGTTTTCTACCTGCTTCAGAAGCAAAGGACCTACCCAAATCAGTTAAAGTCTTAGGGGTCAGACGAACAAGCATGGCTGTGAATCCTTCTGTTCTCATGATTCAAGATAATAAGATGCTTCGTGAACTAACAGAGGAGCAAGTCAATCTTATTACATCAGGAAAAGTCAGCAACTGGAAGCAAGTGGGAGGAACCAATTTACCTCTAGTCCTCCTGTCCTCTGATGATCCAGATCGTTTAACTAAACTAGAAAATACTGAAGGAGCTGTGTTGGTCACAGACCAAAGAACAGTTAATAAATATGGATTATCCTTTATTCCCGTGTTGCGACATGAAACAGGCTGGAATTTAACCTGGCATTTTATCATTGAGCCACCAGCCCGTTCAGGACAATGGGGAGGAATCTCCTATATTATTATCAACACCTTTGTCCTGATTATCTTTACCCTCTTGTTTTCCACACCTATAGGTGTGATGGCCGCTATCTACCTGGTGGAATACGCAAAGCAGGGCCGAATGGTTCGTTACCTGAGAATGGGAACAGAAACCTTATCAGGTATACCTTCTATTGTATTTGGTTTATTTGGATTTATCTTCTTCGTACAGATCTGTGGTTTAGGTATTGGTTTTATTTCCAGTACCCTAACAGTAACCTTAATGGTACTTCCTACCATTATCCGAACAACAGAAGAAGCCTTAAAATCGGTACCCCAAACTTATAGAGAAGGGAGTTTAGCTTTAGGTGCTACCAAACTGCAAACCACTATAAAAGTTGTACTACCTGCTGCGTCCTCAGGGATTCTCACAGGTATCATTCTGGCTATGGGAAGAACAGTGGGAGAGACGGCGGTCCTCATTTATACATTAGGGTCTAACTACGATCTAGTGTCCAGCCCCTTTTCCTCGGCCAGAGTTTTATCCCTCCACTTGTATATGTTGTTCTCTGAAGCATTGTCCTTCGACAGAACCTTCTCTACAGGAGTTGTTCTAGTCGTTATCATCCTCATAACAAACTTGTCCGCTACCTTTATTACTAAGCGGATAAACAAGAAATCCGGAATGTAA
- the pstB gene encoding phosphate ABC transporter ATP-binding protein PstB, which yields METLNTIEVKDLNLYYGEFQALHNIDMDIKTKEVTALIGPSGCGKSTFLRTLNRMNDLIDGVTIEGLINYDDKNIYSEWDIIELRKKVGMVFQKPNPFPMSIFDNIAYGPRTHGIKNKQKLNEIVEKSLQQASLFNEVKDRLHKPALGLSGGQQQRLCIARVLAVEPEVVLMDEPTSALDPISTSRIEDLIHELKEKYTIVIVTHNMHQAGRISDKTAFFLHGQIEEFGETDKIFLKPESAKTEEYISGKFG from the coding sequence ATGGAAACCTTAAATACTATCGAAGTCAAAGACCTGAACTTATATTATGGAGAATTCCAAGCTCTTCATAATATTGATATGGACATAAAAACCAAAGAAGTGACCGCTCTTATCGGTCCTTCAGGTTGTGGAAAATCAACCTTTCTCAGAACTCTTAATCGCATGAATGATCTTATTGATGGAGTAACCATTGAAGGATTAATCAACTATGATGATAAAAACATCTATTCAGAATGGGATATCATAGAACTTCGCAAGAAGGTAGGTATGGTTTTTCAAAAGCCAAATCCCTTCCCCATGTCTATCTTTGATAACATTGCCTACGGCCCTCGAACTCATGGTATTAAAAACAAACAAAAACTTAATGAGATCGTAGAAAAAAGTTTACAACAGGCTTCTCTTTTTAATGAAGTCAAAGACAGACTTCATAAACCGGCTTTAGGATTATCAGGTGGCCAGCAACAACGCCTCTGCATAGCCAGAGTATTAGCAGTAGAACCGGAAGTTGTACTTATGGATGAGCCAACATCTGCTCTTGATCCCATCTCCACTTCCCGTATTGAAGATCTTATTCATGAGTTGAAAGAAAAATACACTATTGTCATTGTTACACACAATATGCATCAAGCAGGTCGTATCTCTGATAAGACGGCTTTTTTCCTTCATGGTCAGATTGAAGAATTTGGAGAAACAGACAAGATATTCCTCAAACCGGAAAGCGCGAAAACAGAAGAGTATATATCTGGTAAATTCGGCTGA
- the mmsB gene encoding multiple monosaccharide ABC transporter permease, which produces MSDNKEMQISFKQIVKANLRNYSMFIMLAVIVIGFALLTNSVNINARNITNIFIQNSYILVLAVGMVLVIILGNIDLSVGSVAAITGALGAMIYNTGIGIVFTILLTMIIGAGIGCFQGVFIAYVKIPAFIVTLAGMLLFRGLTYIVTNVTPISLRDDHFRDIASGSISPSFLQVGGLHLLPLLLGLLLLVVYIVYAYRDRVKKKNNQFQILPIGYFIFKMAILSSVVLLLCLKFAQYRGLPTVFVVLAITVGIFVFVTNNTIFGRYVYAVGGNARSAKLSGINSEQVIFFVHVIMGALAGLSGIVFTAYMNSALPQAGNLFELDAIAACFIGGASASGGIGTIIGAITGGLVMGVINNGMSLMNIGADWQYVVKASVLLLAVCYDIYTRKKSGIV; this is translated from the coding sequence ATGTCTGATAACAAAGAAATGCAAATATCCTTCAAACAGATCGTGAAGGCTAATCTACGTAATTACTCAATGTTCATTATGCTGGCTGTTATCGTTATCGGCTTTGCTCTATTGACGAACTCAGTCAATATTAATGCCCGTAATATAACAAATATCTTTATACAAAACAGTTATATTCTTGTATTAGCTGTAGGAATGGTCCTCGTTATCATTCTGGGAAACATTGATTTATCTGTTGGTTCTGTAGCTGCTATAACAGGCGCTTTGGGAGCCATGATCTATAACACGGGTATAGGAATTGTTTTTACCATCCTTTTAACCATGATTATTGGTGCTGGAATTGGATGCTTTCAAGGAGTTTTTATTGCCTATGTTAAAATACCGGCTTTTATTGTAACCCTTGCTGGTATGCTCTTGTTCCGGGGGCTTACCTATATCGTGACCAATGTTACTCCCATATCCTTAAGGGATGATCATTTTCGTGATATTGCATCCGGTTCAATATCTCCTTCCTTTCTTCAGGTTGGAGGGCTTCACTTATTACCTCTCTTATTAGGATTACTTTTACTCGTTGTTTATATTGTCTACGCCTATCGTGATCGTGTTAAGAAAAAGAATAATCAATTTCAAATACTGCCTATAGGGTATTTTATTTTCAAGATGGCTATCTTGAGTTCTGTTGTCCTTTTATTGTGTTTGAAATTTGCCCAATACAGGGGACTCCCCACTGTCTTTGTTGTGTTAGCTATCACAGTGGGAATCTTTGTCTTTGTGACAAATAATACCATCTTTGGACGGTATGTCTATGCTGTTGGAGGTAATGCTCGATCGGCAAAGTTGTCCGGGATTAATTCAGAACAGGTTATCTTCTTTGTTCATGTGATCATGGGGGCCTTGGCTGGATTATCTGGAATCGTCTTCACTGCTTATATGAACTCAGCCCTTCCTCAAGCGGGTAACTTATTCGAACTTGATGCTATCGCCGCCTGTTTTATTGGAGGTGCTTCTGCTTCTGGAGGAATAGGAACTATCATTGGTGCCATAACAGGAGGGCTTGTCATGGGAGTCATAAACAATGGTATGTCTCTTATGAATATTGGAGCTGATTGGCAATACGTTGTTAAGGCTTCTGTTCTTTTATTAGCCGTTTGTTATGATATCTATACTCGTAAGAAATCCGGTATTGTTTAA
- a CDS encoding phosphate ABC transporter substrate-binding protein yields the protein MKKIIAGLMILLVAGFTFANGQKDASGASFSGNYAFGGSTTVEPIVRATIEAYKDMYPEVKISYDAPGSSAGVKGALAGTYTIGAASRDLKDSEKEAGAVGTPIAKDGVAVVVNKGSVSLDNLSHDQLIAIFAGEIKNWSEVGGPDAEIVVFNRDEASGTRDCFNEKTVKSAGKSFVETAAIVTSNGDMVAKVGSTPYSIGYCGLGYLGKDAGTKSVKIDNIAPSTSNVLNGSYVIQRELLLVTKGTVPAGSLEENFINYILSDEGQAIVAEEGFIPLNE from the coding sequence ATGAAAAAAATCATTGCTGGTTTAATGATTCTACTAGTTGCTGGTTTTACTTTTGCTAATGGTCAAAAAGACGCTTCCGGAGCTAGCTTCTCTGGAAACTACGCTTTTGGTGGATCTACAACTGTAGAACCTATCGTTCGAGCTACTATCGAAGCTTACAAAGATATGTATCCAGAAGTTAAGATTTCTTATGATGCTCCAGGTTCCTCTGCTGGTGTTAAGGGTGCTTTAGCTGGAACTTATACAATTGGTGCGGCTTCAAGAGATTTAAAAGATTCTGAAAAAGAAGCTGGTGCTGTAGGAACTCCTATCGCTAAAGACGGTGTTGCTGTTGTTGTAAACAAAGGTTCTGTATCATTAGATAACCTTAGCCATGATCAATTAATAGCTATCTTCGCTGGTGAAATCAAAAACTGGAGTGAAGTTGGTGGTCCTGATGCAGAAATCGTTGTATTCAACAGAGATGAAGCTTCCGGTACCAGAGATTGTTTTAATGAAAAAACTGTTAAGAGTGCTGGTAAATCTTTCGTAGAGACAGCTGCTATTGTAACTTCAAATGGTGATATGGTAGCTAAAGTAGGATCTACTCCTTACTCTATCGGATACTGTGGTCTTGGTTACCTAGGTAAAGATGCAGGAACAAAATCTGTAAAGATTGACAATATAGCACCTTCCACAAGTAATGTACTTAATGGATCTTATGTTATTCAAAGAGAATTACTTCTTGTAACAAAGGGAACTGTTCCTGCAGGATCTCTTGAAGAAAACTTCATCAACTACATCTTGTCTGACGAAGGACAAGCCATCGTAGCAGAAGAAGGTTTCATACCTTTAAATGAATAA
- the pstC gene encoding phosphate ABC transporter permease subunit PstC, with translation MKSSKSLLEKIVEKILLISAFISIISVVFITVFILKEGLPLFTQVSPLTFLFSSDWAPTADPPQYGILAFIMGSIWVTTGALLLSVPVGLAVGIFMAEIAKGRFASILRSVVELLAGIPSVIYGLFGYIAISPIIRKIFDSPTGLGVITASIVLAIMTLPTIVNITEVSIRAVSQEQKEGSLALGATHWMTIYRVLVPSARSGILAGIVLGMGRAIGETMAVLMVAGNAVTMPKGPLSLTRTLTMNIATDMKYATDYHSVSLFTTGIVLFIFILAINLIVQYLMKKAIKEDI, from the coding sequence TTGAAATCTTCGAAGAGTTTACTGGAAAAAATCGTGGAGAAAATCCTGTTGATCAGCGCTTTTATATCGATAATAAGTGTTGTCTTCATAACAGTATTTATCCTCAAGGAAGGTTTGCCCCTTTTCACACAAGTGAGTCCCCTAACCTTTTTATTTTCATCAGATTGGGCACCCACCGCTGATCCTCCACAATATGGGATATTAGCCTTCATTATGGGATCCATCTGGGTAACAACGGGGGCTTTGTTATTATCCGTACCTGTTGGATTGGCTGTAGGAATCTTTATGGCTGAGATAGCCAAAGGACGCTTTGCCTCTATATTACGATCTGTAGTGGAATTACTGGCAGGTATCCCTTCTGTTATTTATGGTCTATTTGGCTATATAGCCATATCGCCTATTATTAGAAAGATTTTTGATAGCCCCACCGGTCTGGGAGTTATCACAGCCAGTATTGTTCTGGCGATAATGACTCTTCCTACCATTGTAAATATAACAGAGGTATCAATTAGAGCGGTATCTCAGGAACAAAAGGAAGGTTCATTAGCCTTAGGCGCTACCCATTGGATGACTATTTATCGAGTACTGGTGCCATCAGCCCGATCCGGGATATTGGCAGGTATTGTTCTGGGTATGGGACGAGCCATTGGGGAAACCATGGCTGTACTCATGGTAGCTGGTAATGCAGTTACTATGCCAAAAGGGCCACTATCCTTAACAAGAACCTTAACCATGAACATAGCAACGGATATGAAATACGCTACGGATTATCATTCGGTGAGTCTCTTTACCACAGGTATTGTGCTCTTCATTTTCATACTGGCTATCAACCTAATCGTTCAATACCTAATGAAAAAAGCCATTAAGGAGGATATATAA
- a CDS encoding DUF4241 domain-containing protein codes for MSKEKMDNKFYSDDSPEYRIASFVKDWYSCWGSVDQVHDDDFDFDHWNDMVQDVEGKHFVPGCLSGTRNSFSSIPDFDPSTEEIISVQASQGYAVIVSKIAKQAMDEYHVYDVIQQGDGSWLIKKIITLLDPPEELVIAPTEVDKILALASESASLQLLDDKLELDENLLFKKGRKILSSDIDDETPEISFIGNFHTPSGILGIMDFGDSIYEFEPLEHRVKPGHYKVEAVMADQRVGGIRILFKDDKKAVKWYSAKTPKGNGIYGVDAGNLAIFDVSSLTQLNNLKKERLFTQWSTSEGNPQLLNIHAHNDGIITSSGYGDGAYPAFWGVDENDNIVSLYIDFLVLVKERKDGILITI; via the coding sequence ATGAGTAAGGAAAAAATGGATAACAAATTCTATTCAGACGACAGTCCCGAATACAGAATAGCCTCTTTTGTCAAAGACTGGTATTCCTGCTGGGGCAGTGTGGACCAAGTTCACGATGATGATTTTGATTTTGATCATTGGAATGATATGGTTCAGGATGTGGAAGGTAAACATTTTGTGCCTGGGTGTTTATCCGGGACAAGAAATTCCTTTAGTTCGATTCCGGACTTTGATCCCTCCACAGAGGAGATTATTTCTGTACAAGCTAGTCAAGGCTATGCTGTCATTGTCTCCAAAATAGCTAAACAAGCGATGGATGAATATCATGTCTATGATGTTATTCAACAAGGGGATGGTTCATGGCTTATTAAGAAGATCATAACCCTCTTGGATCCTCCCGAAGAGCTAGTTATTGCTCCTACTGAAGTAGATAAGATCTTAGCCTTAGCCTCTGAAAGTGCTTCTCTCCAATTATTGGATGATAAGTTGGAATTAGATGAGAATCTTCTCTTCAAGAAGGGACGTAAAATCCTGTCTTCTGATATCGATGATGAGACTCCTGAGATCAGTTTTATCGGTAATTTCCATACTCCATCAGGCATCTTGGGTATTATGGACTTTGGGGATAGTATCTATGAGTTTGAGCCTTTGGAACATAGGGTCAAGCCTGGCCATTATAAGGTTGAAGCTGTTATGGCAGACCAAAGAGTGGGAGGAATACGAATTCTTTTCAAAGATGATAAGAAAGCTGTTAAGTGGTATTCAGCCAAGACTCCCAAGGGCAACGGGATCTATGGGGTAGATGCAGGGAATCTAGCTATCTTTGATGTAAGTTCCCTGACCCAATTGAATAACCTTAAGAAAGAAAGACTTTTTACTCAATGGTCTACTTCAGAAGGGAATCCGCAGCTTCTTAATATTCATGCTCATAACGATGGTATTATTACTTCAAGTGGTTATGGAGATGGTGCTTATCCTGCTTTTTGGGGTGTCGATGAGAATGATAATATAGTATCCCTTTATATAGACTTTCTCGTTCTCGTCAAAGAACGTAAAGACGGCATACTAATTACGATATAA
- a CDS encoding ATP-binding cassette domain-containing protein, with translation MSDYILHVDNLTKSFPGVKALDQVNFRIKKGEIHCLCGENGAGKSTLMNIISGVYPHGSYDGKVFYKGKEVAYKSVKDSERDKLAIIHQELALSPYLSIFENIFLGHIQSSFGVINWDKLILESRPYLERVGLKENPETIVSKIGVGKQQMVEIARALSKQVELLILDEPTSSLNDDESDKLLDLMLDLKREGITCIMISHKLNEIMKVADTITILRDGKSICSYDMATQEVTEDLIIQGMVGRDLTHRYPPKTAKITDTIMEVKDWSVYHPEYPDRKVVNKANFHLRRGEILAFCGPMGAGRTELMMSLFGRAYGSSCEGELFIEGESKHFHTPKDAIAHGLGYVSEDRKELGLILIQDIKTNISNSSLRRLSQLGIVNKSKEIKEAKRFKDALNIKTPSIAQLVKNLSGGNQQKVVLSRCLLAEPSIFIVDEPTRGIDVGAKYEIYTILNELAEQGKSIIMISSELPEALGMADRIYVMNEGVIKGELSRSEATQEGIMQMALRRN, from the coding sequence ATGAGTGACTATATACTTCATGTGGATAACCTAACCAAATCCTTTCCCGGAGTAAAAGCCTTAGATCAAGTTAATTTTCGTATAAAGAAGGGAGAAATCCATTGTCTATGCGGTGAAAATGGTGCTGGTAAATCAACTTTGATGAATATCATCAGTGGTGTCTATCCCCATGGTTCCTATGATGGAAAGGTCTTTTACAAAGGTAAAGAAGTAGCCTACAAGAGCGTAAAAGATAGTGAACGGGATAAGTTAGCCATCATTCATCAGGAACTAGCTTTGAGTCCCTATCTTTCTATATTCGAAAATATATTTCTTGGACATATCCAAAGTTCTTTTGGTGTTATTAATTGGGATAAGCTGATCTTAGAATCCAGACCCTATCTCGAACGGGTTGGTTTAAAGGAAAATCCTGAAACTATTGTCAGCAAGATAGGTGTCGGTAAACAGCAAATGGTAGAGATTGCCAGAGCTTTGTCCAAACAAGTGGAACTGCTTATTCTGGATGAGCCAACATCCTCTCTTAATGATGATGAGAGTGATAAACTCTTAGACTTGATGTTGGATTTAAAAAGGGAAGGAATAACTTGTATCATGATTTCCCATAAACTAAATGAAATCATGAAGGTAGCTGATACCATTACCATACTAAGAGATGGCAAATCCATCTGTTCCTATGATATGGCCACTCAAGAAGTGACAGAAGACCTTATTATTCAAGGAATGGTAGGACGGGATCTCACCCATCGCTATCCTCCAAAGACAGCCAAAATCACAGATACCATAATGGAAGTGAAGGACTGGTCTGTCTATCATCCGGAATATCCAGATCGAAAAGTAGTTAATAAAGCTAATTTTCATCTACGAAGAGGAGAAATCCTTGCCTTTTGTGGGCCTATGGGAGCTGGTCGAACAGAACTCATGATGAGTCTTTTTGGCAGAGCTTATGGTTCTTCCTGTGAGGGGGAACTCTTTATCGAGGGGGAATCTAAACATTTCCATACCCCCAAAGACGCCATAGCCCATGGTTTGGGTTATGTATCCGAAGATAGAAAAGAGTTGGGATTAATCCTTATTCAGGATATCAAAACCAATATTAGTAATTCCAGTTTACGACGTTTATCCCAACTGGGAATCGTAAATAAGTCAAAAGAAATCAAAGAAGCAAAAAGATTTAAAGATGCGCTTAACATCAAAACCCCTAGTATTGCCCAATTAGTGAAAAACCTAAGTGGTGGTAATCAACAAAAAGTGGTTCTAAGCCGTTGTCTATTGGCAGAACCTTCTATCTTTATCGTCGATGAACCAACAAGAGGTATCGATGTGGGAGCCAAATATGAGATCTACACCATTCTCAATGAACTAGCTGAACAAGGAAAGAGCATCATTATGATATCTTCCGAATTACCAGAAGCTCTAGGAATGGCAGACCGTATTTATGTCATGAATGAAGGTGTCATTAAAGGAGAATTATCACGTTCCGAAGCCACCCAGGAAGGCATCATGCAAATGGCTTTAAGAAGGAATTAG